The genome window ggtgatagcttgtgagagctcctactacgcatgcacctgtcaatacctgcacactaatacacccagcgtaaaccagaaaaataacaaactcaaaacaagaacaaaaataacacacgttgcgcactactccccggcagcggcgccaaaatttgacgtgatgtcgtggtcacgcaaatttaatcccaaaaacaactatgtaaatagtggcaagcgggtatcgaacacagggagtttgtggaaaatgtgctatttGAAGTGTTtttctaagttaactaaattaagctaattgcaagaaaatgaaaTTCAAGAGTTGTTTGGATTGGTTTCTTTTTAAAACTACAATTACTAATTAATTTGCAAAATGGAAATCgggttgtaaacaatttagagataAACGACTATCTTGAGTATCCGGTTTGTTTCAACTTTTGTGTtaacattcaactagaaagaactacatagacatagttcatgcacaaccaattgcagtgatgaaaggggactaagtactcagattccgagaacgtgaggttatcacccgatgatcaatcaacccttacccaaacctaactatacccatgatatctcgattgccaacggcaccaagaacgtatggtttctaattagttcaacataagaatcaacaagttactaacaaccaattatacaccataacaatcaattcaaatgaaaaggaattgttattctagaaatataaataaaaacacaaaagtcTACCACAAACCTTCAACACAAGATAATCATTCAAGtatctagccactcatggctttagcTAACATAATGCAAGAAATGGAAAAATATTGTTCACCAACAAAAACTAGACAAGGATTTAGTGAAAAGATAGTTCCAAGATGTTGTTCTTTACTCCCAAATGCTCTTCATATACTTCCCAACTCGTTCTAGCCAAGTAGTAACCGAAATTGCATGATTAGGCATCATAAATCTCCATAAAACGGCCAATAAATGCGAAGGTTACAAGATGGGATCAGtcggagccgtaagctacggcacctgccgtagcttacggcagtcaGTGATGTGCACAAGTCAACTaggagccgtaagctacggctcccagccgtagcttacggctggCAGTGAATCTTTACGCCAAGTTGCTCCTGTCTTACGGCAGATCATTTTGGCATTGGATGGGGGCCATAAGCTACGGCctggtggcgtagcttacggcgctgagCTTGCTTCTTTTCCATGACTTCTCCATCTTTCCATTCTTTCGCTCTTTTTAAGTCCCGCAACTTCTAGTATCCATCTGTGCCTCCTAAAACCCACCTTTTGAGCACTTTAGCACCTGCATAACCCAACACAAAGTGGTTATCTATttcaagcaattaaccgaataaagtgTAGAATATGCGTTGTAttaaaccttttaagggttgtcctacggaccacccgtcagtttacactggtaaatacattcaaccgacacttttgaaaaaggtttaataaaattgatttgaatgcacaaggcacaaactctttataacttgggataatttataaattaaatcttgtaaaagaattacatgttcactatgcgttcggtcgcccgagtcgtgccgggtttaaggttaatagacacgccacatagcataaagccgtggcgggaaaaccaacggttatacctttaataatatagacacattttcgggtgtacgcctacacccgtgtgtcggtgTCGTGGCCATTTcctaaaatgatgccaaggatatccgggacatggtcattaagctcccaaaggcgtaaagccagcaaaacaaatttttaaacgggtcacattgataataaccaactactaatgagttgggtcaattgcccgaccaagcggtatctTTATATACCGTAAACCAAGCCCGTAtaatggaaaataagttaaaagtatttacctgagcaagtaataatcctcaattaaacaaatgcaagtatcttttactggtctcctattctagaacgaaggtttataacaacctattagaatcctaacgggtctttaatttagccttagcttagaccggtcagtttcgaagggtaattacggtttaatcgcgtgaaaggcgaaaaccgggaatggaatgtggtttggacccaacaagtttgaagacttgtcttatatgggtaatataaccacactctggattttgacgtaaaaacgataaggtttgacccgtttcggctagtttatgtaaactagttacataaaccgaaccgtgcgcgcaaaaggcgtagcgggtaaccgtaagagtcctacacaggtttcctaagttaatatgctctaaagaggttttggtatcagtaggataccttccattatgcccataacgagtttaatcccaatatacgccccgtaggggtatttcggtcattttaaagattataaaagaggtttccgagttctacaggaaatctgagtttcccgaacagtttatagagtccaaaatactctatttattatttaaaatcagtagcaactggaatcgggtcaaaacaccatgtagaactcaagttatgtccgaaaagggtatattcggtatttaccgaaccgatgccataaccgcaggttatgagctggttaaaaattattaaaaatctttaaaaatcccaaaatattattttacatcagtgtgtaaaagatttggtgtcgaaatttgggttttgataggctttatgctaattgcgccatttaattactaaagtttccgtaattgcgctatttagcataactcctattctagacctcggattgacatgaaattttagggacatgcttggaaatcagtaactaaggttattgtccttacacatgtccaaaattctcgttttaaagtaaaaagggcgttatggtcaacttttaagcttttaacggaaatgtgctaaagactcggacaaacaacgaaccggtcacagagggttatatcatcatgtaacctggtcctaagagagtcctaaggcatgtctaaatcataccataacgggtcagaactgaagtcaaagcaaaagtcaaagctttgcgactttcggttccgaaccgggtcaaaatagtaaatggtcggatcaaacaagcttagaccaattaaaatacttattatcatgttttatgagtgtcaaaacaggttacatgtcatctacattactgattatgcataaaatcgaaagttagcattctgttgactttttctaagcaagtttgactcgacatttggactagttagaatgggaattagagggtgccctttttggggttgaaagcccacatgattaccaacatataactacctttatttcgattaatcactggaccatttgtgattaaccgttaagtcaatcgttaattacgacggattgacttttaagctataactatgcaaaaactaaaccacaaagggttaaacatacttacaagagtcctatgcacgaccagggatgagaaatgaaggcacttgagctccagaaatgatcaggagagttgtttgaaggtgtgaagaacaatggtgcactaaatggccttttatagtaaacTTCACACCTTAGACCATtgacaactaaggctacaagtgttcttggatgatcaccaagtgtccctgagtgctaggggacgtttagggggcgcccatgctctcattattgcacataaagtcggttaaaacactcaacagtgcttctgtccgaattttctgcatctgggaggctgacgcggcccgcgttaaggatcatgcaacctttacgcgggtcgcctgaatccatacgtcagagcccatatcttttctgacaatgcggcccgcgtaagatcctttgattctttaacgcggcccgcctgagacttgtttttcaagattttcaaatctttttaattattgCACTTGGCCTTtgggtttcgaaggggtaactttgcgttttgggcctcttttatttacgaataagggcctcgtaacttttacccaacttattaacccttggttaatttattattacccgaaaagtcataactttcaaagtttgacgcCTTTAACCCTTCGCATAcgattttgatcataactttctcgttttaaaacggaacttcgcgaaatttatatcgcgcattctagtgagtataatttaccattacaaagcctcgggtatgcccaaaggtcactcagaggtataacttaaacatgttgacacatttggcccctgcagtttgtaattcctcactttcttccacaatttgtTCCGTACgctccatgatttattcgttagAAGGTacaagcatcatttagggttactgtacagtatattcatccctcgttgacatttttaaccctcgaatttacatactttcaatgtttgtcaactttagtcctttatttggtatttaataccacgtgtaaacctaagacacgtgtcaatacattattggacgcaaaatttcgaggtgttacacaaactaaaaagacactatttttggatttttggataTTTAACTAAACTAGAACTTAACACTAAGCACTTTGCacacgcctccccggcaacggcaccattttgatgtctgtcgttagtgacatgcaaaaaccgaaataaactagtagctagagtaagtcggatatcaaaccagaggaggattgtggaaagtgttgtAATGAAAAGTTTTAATTAACTATTACAGAATTGGAAAAtcagtttgtttgattgtgagaattatctaaattaacaaataaaaactgagatttaaatcaataggagaaaagatggttcctccagatttcaggttttgcagcTAGATTcagttatgtgtttaatcgaaacacttacatagacataagtgttgaATCTAATTAACCagttgtgataaccaacgactaagtactccggtcaatacataacgggaggttatcgaatgattatcaattacaattacaaactcTAACCCCAtatcaaatatatcccaattactagaactctcgggaactgaatgcttagaaatcaaggtttaaataaatgcaaccAGTTACAATTAGTCAATTTAATCCATGGTGAAAAGCATCGgatgcttagatcaccaagttacaatgattaaaaacacataaaagtacCTAATTACataaaccctccatccggaggaaaccacaaaaagtttagccgctcatctcgcacgaagaatcttcaaaagcttgaattgatgaagaaatcatggTTGATTCGGTGATGGAATTGAGAATCTTGATGGAATTGGATGGAAGAAACCTTGAATCTTGAGTATCTTGAAGCCTAGGATCGATTGTGTATGAATGATAAtgagaaagctagggtttttaTCTTATAAAACCCTCTAAAATAAGCCCACTTCGCGCCCCCTATTGCCCAGCTTCACCCACAGTTCAGAACCGTGGGTCACAGTTCACACAGAGCCGGCAATATTGCCTCCACCATGGGTGAAGGTCTGAAGTGTGGGTCAAGGTGTAAGGTCCCTGTTGTTTTCTTTATCCTTGCATACCTAAACCTTGGGTGAAGGTGTAGACTGTGGGTGATGGTCTAGGATTGCTGTTGAAACATATCTCTACCATCCTAAACCATGACCCATGATGTATGAACCATGGGTGATAACGTGAATCCATGTCTCACCATAGACACCCATATATGAATTTCAGCAAATGTCAACATTGACCCCTCTACTTCAATATCCCTTATTTCTTCAATATTTCAACTATAATTGACTTCCAATTAATTAACAAACGGCCCCTATACTTTGTAGAATCTTGTTTCTTGCACATTTAGGCACAAAGCAACTTCCAATTAAGTACCGAATGGTCCCTGAACTTTGTTCTTTCATACTCCTTTTACTCGTGAGTCTTCATATCACCCGAACAAACTTCAATATTCATCCTCGAGCTGCAATATCCCATTCGAAGCTCACAACTTCATCTTTAACCATCGTAAATGCACCGATTTACGTGTTTTACCTACAAATCACCAAAATCTCATAGTTACTTCATTCCAAGCAAATAGACACATCAAATAcacataaaacatgataattaaCCACTCTAAAGctcgggtttcaccctctccatcaaGTGCCATCTAATATGCACTTCTAGAATATAGAACGTTATGTTTGTTAACCATGAAGAATGGAGTAAAGTTATATGAAGCTCTTCAGCTCCCACATTCATGAAGTAACTTAAATGGACCTGAAAACATGACATCACTGAACCAAATAGCTCACGTGAATCCCATTCTCAGCCTCCCAATTCAGCTTACCAATGGAAACCAGCAATCAGTACATGATTTTCACATATAATCAATCCAGGGTCTTCATCTTCTTTCAAGGTAACTTAATTTTTTGAACTCCATGTTTAATAATGTAAATTGTTGGCTATCGATAGAAGTATGTGTATTAGTGTATACCATACATAAAACTGCACTAGATTATTTTGTCATCAATCTCTTttcgtttgtttgtttgattaatTTTTTTGAAATTTGGGGGAAATTTTGGCTGCATTTGGTTGGAGCAAAAGGGGAACATTTTAGGGCTCTTAGGTGATTAATTCTTGTTCAAGTTAAAATTGAGATCTGTCGCAAGTGGCGCAGTCATGACGTAGCTCTTTCTTGGTGGGGTGTCTGGGAGAGTGAGCAACTGTAGGTTGCTTTCCTCTCGAGTGGCGCAGTCATGACGtgggggaatgcacgccacatgtCTCTCGAGtactgatgaagaaagaagatctCTGTTACGATCTCTGTTCTGGGTTCCTCCCGTGTCTCATAAATAAAGTCGTTGTTTATCAGCACGTTTTCTAGTGACTGTATAGGAGTCAATCCGTGTCTTTGTTCGGCTCTAATCTTCACCACAACGTTTTAAACGTCTTTCTGAACATGAAACCTGTCGGGGTCctgcttccttatcgtttgaaatattttgcgcggctccatgttttgagctgtcAGCTGCTCGACCAGTTTCTTTTCGCTTGGAGTAAACCTTCGCACAAACGCGTGGGCCGACAGGTCCTTACAAAGTTCGTGGTTATGTTCATTTTTCCGTCTTTTATCTCCCAGGTTTCATACGGGTGGTTTCGCACAGCCAGCAGGTAAAACGGGCAACCGGTTTTTTTTCTTCCGACTTTTCTAAGTGTTGCTGTAGTGTGGTGCTCACCACCACGGTCACATTCAAGCCATACCCTCTCGGTTCTTCCCCCGATTTTCTTTGATCGACGGGTGACAATAACGAAACCATCCGCGTTTGCTATTTCTTGTATCCGTTTCTTTAGTTCATCTAAAGAGTTGAAAATCTGTAACAtcgacaataataataataataataataataataataataataataataataataataataataataataataataataataatagtaataataataataatagtaataataataataataacaacaattaaTCTATGtaacataacaaaataaaattgATACCTGCTTTTTTAAATACGGATTGTCCGGGATGGGGGGTGCCTCACCACCATATCTACCatatccaccataaccaccatatccaccatatcctccaacgtccgGATTGTTTTGATGAACGTAAGGACTGTCCGGGGAAATGAATTGCTGATGaacaccgtctcctccgtatccaccatatccactgtctcctccgtatccatcatctcctccgtatccacagtctcctccgtatccaccgtctcctccgtaagAATATTCACACCCGTATCTATAATCCGGATACCCTTGTTGCGTCGGATAACTTGGTTGACCAGCATAGCATGGTATGAGTCATCTACAGGGGCTGTTTCATCAACAGGGGGATGCGTGTTCAAATCTAAAAACCGTctgttttgttttccttgtatactagacacaacctcctcttgctcgttagaatcgggaacgccagactcctccaaaatagacgaccgtatcatcattagtaaatagtaaactaaaacaacaagtaattaaaacatttaAGCTAATAACTGTTACCGGAAAGCTTTCGGGCACCCAGTTGTCGCTAGAATACTGTCCGAAGACATAGTTACCGTCACAGTATGATGACATTTCACACTTCAGGATGATAAGAACACAAATGCAAACAAGAGTTTCTTTCGAAGAAATAGTAGAAGAAACAGAATGAAATGAATGTTGAATGCTCGGGTGGACCAACAATGCACTGTATGTTGCACTTTATATAAAatatagacgcctcgtatagctctaGACGCCCCATATTGTTTTAAGTCACATGTCAGACACATAGTCAAATCAGTCTctaagacgcctcgtataggcctatacgaggcgtcttagCACCCTCGTATTGTTCCCTCGTACAGGCCTAGACTCCCCGTCTGATGTGACGTTGTACGAGGTTCAGAGGTTGGTCGGAAAAAGTaaccctagacgcctcgtataggcctatacgaggcgtctagtaAGGTGTGGAAATAGGAAGTTGGGTGTAGGAATATGTACACCCTATGTAAATTATGTATCTCAGTGCAACCACAACTGTGAATCGAATTCAGAAGCCAACAAGCATTTTATTCATCATCAAAGATAACACAGAAAAGTATACAACTTATGCTAGACATGACATTGAACACGTTGTGGACTAACAACTTCACGCACAAGAAAACCCGTACTTAAGAATTTGATATGATGATAATATTTATAAATCATGAATTTTTTTAACCCTAGATTTCAACAAACCTGTAATCTTGTATCGAATTTAGAAGCTAACAAGCATTTTATTCATAAAGGAAGTTACAGAAAAAGTATACAACTTATGCTTGGTACATTTCATTGAACACGTTGTGGACTGACACAAACACTTCACACCAAGGAAAATTAAATTAACTTTGGACTTGACAGGATCTGTTTctaaaatcacaatttttttaaCCTGAGATTTCAATAGACTTGACATCAGGTTTCTTCGCTTCTTCTTTGGGCACCGTAATTGTGAGCACTCCATTTTCCATGGCCGCCTTCACCTGATCCATTTTAGCATTCTCCGGCAACCTGAACCTCCTTGTGAACTTCCCGCTGCTTCGTTCTACCCGATGCCATTTATCATTCTTATCTTCTTTCTCCACGTTCCTCTCACCGGTGATCTGTAAGATGTTTCCGTCTTCTACCTCCACCTTCACTTCTTCTTTCTTGATCCCAGGAAGATCCGCCTTGAACACATGAGCTTCTGGGGTTTCCTTCCAATCCACACGGGCGTTTACCAATGCAGAAGTTTCCCTAGAAACATCAATCGAAGATGAAATGGGGAAGTCTTTGAATGGGTCCCAGACGTCTAGGGAAAAGGGGTCGAAGACGTTGCTCCTTCGGCCACCGAACAAGCTGGGGATGATCGACATTTTCTAATGTTTGGTTGAAACTGTTTAAAGAGCTTGTTTGTTTTCTGGATTGTGTAGGTATTTCTCTGATACAGTTGTTTTCTTGCTGAATTTTGGTGTGAAGTTGAAGGAGTAGGAAGGATTTATATATATTTGGATGGTATCTTCGGGAACTTTCAAGATGACTGGTTGATAATGAAATCGATAGTCGCTGGAATTATGAAGAACGGTCTTGATCTTTCTATGGGCCTCTATGTTTCAACTCCCTAATCCTGGCCCATTTGTGCAGTGTAATTAAATGTAGGCTGGGAGGCTGGATGGGCCTGTTGGTACTAAATAAGTAAATAATGAGCTAATGAATCTCCCTCTTTTGCCATTTGACTTCCCAATCAAACTCATAGTAAATCCATTGTATTCCAAAAGCTCATAGCATTGGTCTAACAAACCCTACTTTACTTCTTCCTCTCAACCAATAATGCTTACACCTTAACTCATCCAAAAAATGGGATATCGTGTAATAAGCATTTGATATTTAGCAATTCCAATTATAAAATAATCGTAAAAATACAAACATATGACAAGAAGAGAACAATAGCCTGACAAGGGTTCGGTTCAATTTAGGTGCCCAGTTAGCTACCTAAGTCCTAACACATCACATTTATTTGATATATTGATTAGGTGAATATCCTATCTATTTTATGCTAGGCTAAGTATCTGGTTCAGTTTTTTGTTTTTGTAATGAAAGATACAAGGTTTGTCAACTCTCTAACTATCTAGCCATTAGGCATGacccttatttttttttttttttttttgcttaaacacatgcaATTGGCTAAGCATTTAATTGAAACATATAAAACTAAAATGGATGGTTGTGTGTCTATTGACATTGACAGTTCTTCCTCTTGAATTGAGATCAATCTATCATATAGATGAGGATAAACTAGTGACAATTGGATATTAATGAAATTTATATAAGAATTATCTATCGTAATATTACTCTTACATATCTAGTGACAATTGGATATTAATTAATGAAATTTATATAAGAATTATCTATCCTAATATTACTCTTACATATCTATTAACAAGTATAGCTACACCAGAAGAATTAATAATATCACAAGAAAATACTATAAATAGCTGTGGATGCACTTGTTGATAATGGAATATGTTGACACCTGAAGTAACTTGCAATAATAAAGAAAACAATTTACAAAATGATAACTAAGCTTTATAATTGTTAAATTTAAGTCGAGTTAAAAAAAGTTATAATCACATTTAGCAACCAACATTCATGTATATTTTCATTTAACTCactttattataaaaaaatgttCATATAAATAGTTACATAGGATTGAAAcacttaaataaaataaaagttgaGTGACtctagattaaaaaaaaaaaacttgaagtTACTTTAACGTTGATAaacttgattattattattattattattattattattattattattattattattattattattattaatattattatttataacaACCCTTATAACTTCACCCATTAAATCTGCATAAGATGACAAATATTTACAAAATCAAAACTCATGTATTGTCTTAGTTTAACCTTCTTCAAtcacaatcataacaatgcttcAGAGAACCGGACTAAACCACCCGGTTACACTGGAAACTAGTGACTACGCTGGTCAATGTTCAATCTGAGACAATACAACAAAAAACAACATATTCTGAACTCAATCGGGTTAAATCAGATACGCGTCATATGGTTGAAACGTTTTCAAGTGTGAAAGAGACTTGTGTGTTACCATTTCAACTAGTTGATGATTAAGCCAAATTTAtgattatattatttttaaagcATATGTAACAAGATTTTAAAGTTTAGGTATTTATTAttgggttaatggatttaaacacccccAACTATGGCTATTTGGCCGATGGCACTCTCAACTTTCACTTTGGCTCagaccactcccaacttaacacatcGATTATCATGGCACCCCCCTCGTTAAATATTCACTAACCAGGTTACTAATATTAGCCTATGTGGCAATTTAATCTGATGTGGCATTCATACGTGTCATACATGAGCTGATGTGGATAATCCCTCATTCGTTGAAGTTTATAATCCCCAAAACACAGTATCACTTCACTCAAACCAAGATAAAAACATATCAGAAGCTCTCAAGTTCATCAATGGCGATCAAACCCTAATGGATCAGAGGTACGTTTTCTCTCAATATATTGGTATTGTTCACTGATTACACTGATGGAGGTTATCGATGTGATGCTATGGTGGATCATTGGATTTTAGTTTTGATCAACCTCAATATATTGGAGGTGAATCTAAGTTGATACGTATGGATGTTGATCACATTGCATACTTTGAGTTGTTAGAGTATGCAATGGATACTAGGTGTTATGAAAGTAGGGATTTTTACATGTATGGAATAAATGTTGATACTGGTGAATTCAAGATTTTTGGGAATGATAATGATGTTATGGAGATTGCATTAAAGGCTCGAACATGATCTGAACCATTCATGGATGTATTTATTCAACTCTGTCCAATTACCCATGAACAAGAAGTCCAATTCAGGTCCCAGCCCAGTAAACCccaagcccaatcttattcaccACCCAGTAAACCACAAGCCCAATCCAGTTCCCAACCCATTAAACGAAGAGGCCGGCCCAAAAAACTTGTAATCCAGTCCAAAAAGAAAGTAGTCCATGTCAGTAGAGTGAGTAGGGCATTTGACAAAAGTGGTAACCCTCCTGTACTTGAAGTCCCTAGATCTGGATCCACTGCCTCAAGAAAGGAGGCTGTTGTTGATAAACCAGTTGGTTTGAATAATCAGTCTAGTTTGGATGAGGAGTCTATTGTTCAAGAGGGTGTATCGAAAGAAACAGATGGTTTGCAAAAGAAGCCTATTGGAGAAGAGGTTTTAGTGGAAGAAAGGAGTGGTTTTGATAAGCAGTGTGCAGATGAAGATGACAGTGAAAGACAGTGACTATAAAGCTGACTTAAATGGAACAGAAGAGtcaagttcagatgaagatgaaGCTTTTCTTGATGATTGTGAAGCTGATTACTTGCAAGCCATTAAAGAGATGAGGGGCATAAACCCTGATGCAGTAGAGGCCTTACTGAAGCAAAATCCCAATTGGTTCAACAGGTGTTATTTGAACACTTACACAAAATGTGATGTTATAGTAAACAACATGGCTGAAACTTTTAATGGCTTTATCATCAATGCAAGGTCAAAACACATTATACACATGT of Helianthus annuus cultivar XRQ/B chromosome 1, HanXRQr2.0-SUNRISE, whole genome shotgun sequence contains these proteins:
- the LOC110868421 gene encoding 17.3 kDa class I heat shock protein translates to MSIIPSLFGGRRSNVFDPFSLDVWDPFKDFPISSSIDVSRETSALVNARVDWKETPEAHVFKADLPGIKKEEVKVEVEDGNILQITGERNVEKEDKNDKWHRVERSSGKFTRRFRLPENAKMDQVKAAMENGVLTITVPKEEAKKPDVKSIEISG